The following proteins are co-located in the Nonlabens ponticola genome:
- a CDS encoding VanZ family protein, whose amino-acid sequence MKILYWVAPFYTLLVCYGSLSDSAPIKEAPFQHFDKVLHFTAYAIMFVCWYLFFYHRFLERQPDYKYDLHTILSDWSRVIAIAAIVFSFVIGALIEFAQALWSNNRQMDPLDAVANLAGIVIAALVMHLISRFIYTR is encoded by the coding sequence ATGAAAATTTTATACTGGGTTGCTCCATTTTATACTCTGTTGGTATGCTATGGATCGCTCAGCGATAGTGCGCCGATAAAGGAAGCTCCATTTCAACATTTTGATAAGGTGCTTCATTTTACAGCTTATGCTATCATGTTTGTATGCTGGTATCTATTTTTCTATCATAGATTTTTAGAACGACAACCAGACTATAAATATGATCTACATACTATATTGAGCGATTGGTCTAGAGTTATAGCAATAGCCGCCATTGTTTTTTCTTTTGTAATTGGGGCTTTGATTGAATTTGCTCAGGCTTTATGGTCTAATAATAGACAAATGGATCCGCTAGATGCCGTAGCAAATCTTGCTGGCATTGTTATTGCAGCTCTAGTCATGCATTTAATCTCTAGATTTATTTATACTAGATAA
- the gcvH gene encoding glycine cleavage system protein GcvH has protein sequence MNIPAELKYTKDHEWIKIEGDTAIVGITDFAQGELGDIVYVEVETLDETLDQEEVFGTVEAVKTVSDLFLPLSGTITEFNDELEDEPELVNTDPYGMGWMIKMTMSDTAQIAGLMDAAAYKELVG, from the coding sequence ATGAACATTCCAGCAGAATTAAAATATACCAAAGATCACGAGTGGATTAAGATTGAAGGCGATACCGCAATTGTAGGTATCACAGATTTTGCTCAAGGTGAACTAGGCGACATCGTATATGTCGAGGTAGAAACGCTGGACGAAACTCTAGATCAAGAAGAAGTTTTTGGGACCGTTGAGGCTGTTAAAACAGTATCTGATTTGTTTTTACCATTATCAGGAACCATTACTGAGTTTAATGATGAGCTAGAAGATGAGCCTGAGCTGGTGAATACTGATCCTTACGGTATGGGCTGGATGATCAAGATGACCATGAGTGATACGGCACAAATTGCTGGCCTTATGGACGCAGCGGCTTACAAGGAGCTAGTAGGGTAA